A genomic segment from Dermatobacter hominis encodes:
- a CDS encoding acyltransferase family protein has translation MSATALSGTGHTSAAGGSRRSLVPHLSALDGARAVAALGVLVNHVALLSGFTGRHQGLGQYLARAEVGVSIFFVLSGYLLYRPFVADRLAGREMRDVRDYARRRILRILPAYWLALTVIGFVLRAPGFDEPHSIVSHYLLLQIYDINQVVGGPVQQAWTLATEVSFYVFLPFWAWLLARRPRTPARQLRLEIAGVAVLWGGAMALKLAAVASNLDGEQIGMLNTWLPFRMDEFALGMGIAVAAAWFQHRKITLPTKARAAALTIGSWVVAAVLYWFLCTQLDMPLGPIYTPRQSVVLRALYAFVALFVILPAVFASQDRGPARAVLANRPIVWVGLVSYGIYLWHEAFQDVYLRITDQPPLQASALGMLAFTTVASFAAAAASWYLLERPVMRWGRHRRLE, from the coding sequence GCTCGGCGTCCTCGTCAACCACGTCGCCCTGCTCAGCGGCTTCACCGGGCGCCACCAGGGCCTCGGCCAGTACCTGGCCCGGGCCGAGGTCGGCGTCTCGATCTTCTTCGTCCTGTCGGGCTACCTGCTGTACCGACCGTTCGTGGCCGACCGGCTGGCCGGTCGCGAGATGCGCGACGTGCGGGACTACGCGCGGCGCCGGATCCTCCGCATCCTCCCGGCGTACTGGCTCGCGCTGACGGTGATCGGCTTCGTCCTCCGGGCCCCGGGCTTCGACGAGCCGCACAGCATCGTGTCGCACTACCTGCTGCTGCAGATCTACGACATCAACCAGGTGGTCGGCGGGCCGGTGCAGCAGGCGTGGACGCTCGCCACCGAGGTCAGCTTCTACGTGTTCCTCCCGTTCTGGGCCTGGCTGCTCGCCAGGCGGCCCCGGACCCCCGCACGCCAGCTCCGGCTCGAGATCGCCGGTGTCGCCGTGCTGTGGGGCGGGGCGATGGCCCTCAAGCTGGCGGCGGTGGCCTCGAACCTCGACGGCGAGCAGATCGGCATGCTCAACACCTGGCTCCCGTTCCGGATGGACGAGTTCGCCCTGGGCATGGGCATCGCCGTGGCGGCGGCCTGGTTCCAGCACCGGAAGATCACGCTGCCGACGAAGGCCCGGGCCGCGGCGCTCACCATCGGGTCCTGGGTCGTGGCCGCGGTCCTCTACTGGTTCCTGTGCACGCAGCTCGACATGCCGCTCGGCCCGATCTACACGCCGCGCCAGTCGGTCGTGCTGCGGGCCCTCTACGCCTTCGTCGCGCTGTTCGTGATCCTGCCCGCGGTGTTCGCGTCCCAGGACCGGGGTCCGGCGCGCGCCGTGCTCGCCAACCGGCCGATCGTGTGGGTCGGCCTCGTGTCCTACGGCATCTACCTCTGGCACGAGGCGTTCCAGGACGTCTACCTCCGGATCACCGACCAACCGCCCCTCCAGGCCAGCGCGCTCGGGATGCTCGCGTTCACCACGGTGGCGTCGTTCGCGGCCGCGGCGGCGAGCTGGTACCTGCTCGAGCGCCCGGTGATGCGCTGGGGCCGCCACCGCCGGCTCGAGTGA